Proteins found in one Mucilaginibacter gracilis genomic segment:
- a CDS encoding RagB/SusD family nutrient uptake outer membrane protein: MKILTLLYKTTKTNYRLIPVLLLVAMGTTACKKYLEAKPDQKITTPSTIEDLEGMLDNYSALNTHYPSASEVSADNFYLTDADYTSLVERQRNFYLWQKFDDIGGDYTAPYNSIFYANIMLETLNSLPGSDPAKVNEIRGSALFLRGAYHYALAQLFAVPYDEQTAGTDLGIPLRLKSDIADLPVRSTVAATYTSVISDLKAAVPLLPATPVLKYRPTKPAAYAVLARVYLSMRKYEQAGLYADSCLQLYHTLINYNTVSASSTIPFKQFNDEVIYDARTSPPAALSSARARIDTTLFGSYATNDLRKTVFFKSNTNGSKAFKGNYTGLSNASLFTGCATDEVLLIRAEAAARNGNTQAALNDLNALLTTRYKTGTYVPVTTSDPGQLLTLILQERRKELLYRTLRWTDLRRLNKEAGTAQTLYRNIGGTRYTLQPGGLRYTFQLDRNAVNISGVVQNP, from the coding sequence ATGAAAATCTTAACGCTGCTATATAAAACAACGAAAACGAATTACCGCTTAATCCCGGTACTGCTTTTGGTGGCTATGGGTACCACAGCCTGTAAGAAATACCTGGAAGCGAAGCCCGACCAGAAAATAACAACGCCATCCACCATTGAAGACCTCGAAGGCATGCTGGATAACTATTCGGCACTGAACACGCATTATCCTTCGGCTTCGGAGGTGAGTGCCGATAATTTTTACCTGACGGACGCGGATTATACCAGCCTGGTCGAGCGCCAGCGAAACTTTTACCTGTGGCAAAAATTCGACGACATCGGCGGGGACTATACCGCACCATACAACAGCATTTTCTATGCGAACATCATGTTGGAAACCCTGAACAGCCTGCCGGGCAGTGATCCGGCAAAAGTAAACGAAATACGGGGAAGCGCCCTGTTCTTAAGAGGCGCTTATCATTACGCGCTGGCCCAGTTATTCGCGGTGCCCTATGATGAGCAGACAGCCGGTACCGACCTGGGCATACCCTTGCGCTTAAAATCCGACATCGCGGACCTGCCGGTTCGCTCCACAGTTGCCGCTACCTATACCTCGGTCATTAGCGACCTGAAAGCAGCCGTTCCTTTGCTACCCGCCACACCCGTGCTGAAATACCGGCCGACCAAACCCGCGGCTTACGCGGTGCTGGCCCGTGTTTACCTGTCCATGCGCAAATATGAGCAGGCCGGGCTTTACGCGGATTCCTGCTTGCAGCTGTATCATACGCTGATCAATTACAATACGGTCAGTGCCAGTTCCACGATACCTTTCAAACAGTTTAATGATGAGGTGATCTATGATGCACGGACATCGCCGCCCGCGGCCTTGTCCTCTGCCAGGGCCCGCATTGATACGACGCTCTTCGGGTCCTATGCGACCAATGACCTGCGAAAGACGGTCTTTTTTAAGTCCAATACCAATGGCAGTAAAGCTTTTAAAGGAAATTATACCGGGCTGAGCAATGCTTCACTTTTTACCGGCTGCGCTACAGACGAAGTTCTGCTGATCCGGGCAGAAGCGGCTGCGAGGAACGGCAATACCCAGGCTGCCCTGAATGATCTGAATGCGCTGTTAACCACCCGCTATAAAACGGGAACCTACGTGCCGGTCACGACGAGCGATCCCGGACAACTGCTGACTTTGATCTTGCAGGAAAGGCGAAAGGAATTGTTGTACCGGACGCTGCGCTGGACGGACCTGCGGCGGTTGAATAAGGAAGCAGGCACCGCGCAAACCCTTTACCGCAATATCGGTGGGACGAGGTATACACTGCAACCGGGCGGTTTACGCTATACCTTTCAGCTGGACAGGAACGCGGTTAATATCAGCGGAGTCGTACAAAACCCCTGA
- a CDS encoding Crp/Fnr family transcriptional regulator, producing MELINTPMSVEQLLHDLAGWTDLSGVFKEALLSGLHLERYRQHQVIVGEGQIENRLWYLGSGFARCYFYDSDSNEQTIRFWAPGEIIFSYQGYLKAPADVYIEILENAELLSLTYKKLDILSTSYPETKVLIRAYMLKQLRKDFRRTVLNAMNSEERYRALRKENPLVFKYAPLRMIASYLEMSRESLSRLISRDHL from the coding sequence ATGGAATTGATTAATACACCTATGTCCGTTGAGCAATTATTACATGATTTAGCCGGATGGACCGATCTGTCCGGCGTTTTTAAGGAAGCCTTGTTATCCGGCCTGCATCTTGAGCGTTACAGACAGCACCAGGTCATTGTCGGCGAAGGCCAGATCGAAAACCGGCTTTGGTACCTTGGCAGCGGATTCGCGCGCTGTTATTTCTACGATAGTGATAGCAATGAGCAGACGATCAGGTTCTGGGCTCCGGGTGAGATCATCTTTTCCTACCAGGGTTACCTGAAAGCTCCTGCAGATGTCTATATCGAAATACTGGAAAACGCAGAGTTGCTCTCCCTGACCTATAAGAAACTGGATATCCTGTCAACCAGCTACCCGGAAACGAAAGTGCTCATACGGGCCTATATGTTAAAGCAACTACGAAAGGATTTCCGGCGCACGGTACTTAATGCCATGAATTCCGAAGAGCGCTATCGCGCGTTACGAAAGGAAAACCCGCTGGTATTCAAATATGCGCCATTAAGAATGATCGCCTCCTACCTCGAAATGAGCAGGGAAAGCCTGAGCCGCCTCATTTCCAGGGATCATCTTTAA
- a CDS encoding SusC/RagA family TonB-linked outer membrane protein: protein MKLKYYPFLWLFLLVFTKSAFSQVKMIRGQVSSATGQTLAGVTLTLSISRTSSASDTNGHFSIAIRSSPDTLRITYIGYKTLRLPVSSATILPLRIQMEPLISELNEVVVSTGYQDIPKERATGSFYKLDNQLLNQRVGSDIVSRLDGLTSGLLIDKRDPNQSTIQIRGLSTLNYDAASPLIVLDNFPYAGDINNINPNDIESVTVLKDAAASSIWGARAGNGVIVINTKKAKLNQPLKVSINSNITLSAKPNLFSANQLSVGSFIGLEKYLFAQGNYDNLFNDPTHPPISQVVEILQQQKQGTLSQAQADARINQLAGQDVRNDMTRYLYRPATVQQYALNLTGSGNNIRYLLSAGYDKNLSSLQGNGNQRITVRSNNVIDLTKRWQLQTDVIFTHTDATANSPGGYGNYSFTGNISPYARLVNSDGTPAAVDLFYRGQYTDTAGHGKLLDWKYRPLQELANNDNTTTANDILLNAGTSYKVLPWLSADLKYQYQQSWNNTTNNNSLALFSTRDLINRFSQLTATGVDYIVPKNGILKTRDVLNRAQSLRGQLNVNNNWGDKHELSAIAGAEIRETRSHISTSNLYGYDANTATTVGVDYSNPYPTFDGIYGNSYIPDGSSIDNLTNRFVSVYANAAYTYNRKYTLSGSARRDASNIFGVNTNQKWVPLWSAGLLWRIDQEQFYKVGWLPQLSMRLTYGVSGNLSLTASALTKIQYNDPSRSPINLPSVDILSPPNPYLRWEQVKTWNAGFDFGSANSRLTGSVDLYKKNATDLINNVILDPTVGMTGALQNSAAIDSKGFDVVLNTLNVNREIKWRSTLLVNYVSYKVSKNLNPPSADGLVSDGNYIFPVVGYNPYEIVSYQWAGLDPQTGDPMGYVNGQVSKDYQAIAKNPVQQQVVSGSALPPLFGTFRNTVDWHHFSLAVNITYKLDYYFRRPSLNYTTLFTYGTGYSEYDQRWMKPGDEKLTNVPSLVYPANALRDNFYHYADINVERADNVKLNDIYLGYDWVPQHPMLGLKSVQFYLYASQLNLLIWKANKSGIDPDILYGVKPPVTFSAGLKVNL from the coding sequence ATGAAATTAAAATATTACCCATTCTTATGGCTTTTCCTGCTTGTTTTTACAAAGAGCGCTTTCTCCCAGGTAAAAATGATCCGTGGACAGGTCAGCTCTGCCACAGGACAGACCCTTGCCGGGGTAACCCTCACTTTGTCGATCAGCCGTACTTCGTCGGCATCGGATACCAACGGCCATTTCAGCATCGCGATACGAAGTTCGCCTGATACCCTGCGGATCACCTATATTGGTTATAAAACTTTACGCTTACCCGTTAGCTCCGCCACCATTTTACCGCTCCGTATCCAAATGGAACCGCTGATCAGCGAATTGAACGAAGTGGTGGTCAGTACAGGCTACCAGGATATCCCCAAAGAAAGAGCGACCGGCTCATTTTACAAACTGGATAATCAATTATTAAATCAGCGGGTCGGCAGCGATATCGTCAGCCGTCTGGATGGATTAACCAGCGGCTTGTTGATTGATAAACGTGACCCCAATCAAAGTACCATACAGATCCGCGGGCTCAGTACATTGAATTACGACGCGGCTTCACCGCTTATCGTACTGGATAATTTCCCTTATGCCGGTGATATCAATAACATCAATCCCAACGATATAGAAAGTGTAACCGTGCTGAAAGATGCCGCTGCTTCGTCAATATGGGGAGCACGGGCCGGTAATGGGGTAATCGTCATTAATACCAAAAAAGCGAAGCTGAACCAGCCCTTAAAAGTCAGCATCAACTCGAACATTACCTTATCTGCCAAACCAAACCTGTTTTCTGCAAACCAGTTATCAGTAGGCAGTTTTATTGGCTTGGAAAAATACCTGTTCGCGCAGGGCAACTACGATAACTTATTTAATGACCCTACCCACCCGCCAATATCGCAGGTCGTCGAAATTCTGCAACAACAAAAACAGGGCACGCTTTCACAGGCCCAGGCAGATGCCCGGATCAATCAGCTTGCCGGTCAGGATGTGCGGAATGATATGACCAGGTACTTATACCGCCCGGCAACTGTTCAGCAATATGCCCTGAACCTGACGGGCTCGGGTAATAACATCAGGTATCTCTTATCGGCAGGTTATGATAAAAACCTGAGTAGCCTGCAAGGTAACGGCAACCAGCGGATTACCGTGCGTTCCAATAACGTTATTGACCTGACAAAAAGATGGCAACTGCAAACGGATGTCATTTTTACGCATACCGATGCCACTGCCAACAGCCCCGGAGGTTATGGCAATTATAGCTTTACGGGTAACATTTCACCTTATGCCAGGCTGGTCAATTCCGATGGCACCCCGGCTGCTGTGGATCTATTTTACCGGGGACAGTACACGGATACGGCAGGCCATGGCAAGCTACTGGACTGGAAATACCGCCCCTTGCAGGAGTTAGCCAATAATGACAATACCACCACGGCGAATGATATATTATTGAATGCCGGCACATCGTACAAAGTGCTGCCCTGGCTAAGTGCAGACCTCAAATACCAATATCAGCAGTCCTGGAACAATACGACCAACAACAATAGCCTGGCCCTTTTTTCCACCCGTGATCTGATCAACAGGTTCAGCCAGCTCACCGCTACAGGTGTAGATTATATTGTACCTAAAAACGGGATTCTAAAAACGCGGGATGTGCTGAACAGGGCGCAGTCTTTACGCGGGCAGCTCAATGTAAATAATAACTGGGGGGACAAACATGAACTGTCTGCCATCGCAGGTGCCGAAATCAGGGAAACCCGGAGCCATATCAGCACAAGCAACCTATATGGCTACGATGCCAATACGGCAACAACAGTTGGTGTGGATTACAGCAATCCGTATCCCACATTTGACGGCATTTACGGGAATAGTTATATTCCCGATGGCAGCAGTATTGATAATTTAACAAACAGGTTTGTTTCGGTGTATGCTAATGCAGCTTATACCTACAACCGGAAATATACCCTGTCAGGAAGTGCCAGGCGTGATGCCTCGAATATCTTCGGTGTTAATACCAATCAGAAATGGGTGCCGCTCTGGTCTGCCGGTTTGCTCTGGCGGATCGACCAGGAGCAATTCTATAAGGTCGGCTGGTTACCGCAGCTGAGTATGCGTTTAACATACGGCGTTAGCGGCAATCTTTCCCTGACAGCTTCGGCACTGACCAAGATCCAATACAACGATCCTTCACGTTCACCCATCAACCTGCCATCAGTGGATATCCTGTCACCGCCCAATCCATACCTGCGCTGGGAACAGGTGAAGACCTGGAATGCAGGGTTTGACTTCGGTTCGGCCAACAGCCGCTTAACGGGTTCGGTTGATCTTTATAAAAAGAATGCCACTGATCTGATCAACAATGTGATACTTGACCCTACCGTCGGTATGACCGGCGCTTTGCAAAACTCGGCAGCTATTGATTCAAAAGGCTTTGATGTGGTGCTGAACACCTTGAATGTGAACCGGGAAATCAAATGGAGGTCTACGCTTTTGGTAAACTATGTATCGTATAAAGTTTCAAAAAATCTCAATCCGCCCTCTGCGGATGGTTTAGTCAGTGACGGTAATTATATCTTTCCCGTGGTCGGCTATAATCCTTACGAAATCGTAAGCTACCAATGGGCAGGACTTGATCCCCAAACCGGTGATCCGATGGGCTATGTGAATGGTCAGGTAAGTAAGGACTACCAGGCCATCGCCAAAAATCCGGTACAGCAACAGGTTGTAAGTGGTTCGGCTCTGCCACCCTTGTTCGGAACATTCAGGAATACCGTGGACTGGCATCATTTTTCATTGGCGGTCAATATCACTTATAAGTTGGATTACTACTTCCGGCGGCCATCGCTCAATTATACCACTTTGTTTACCTATGGTACCGGATACTCGGAATACGATCAGCGCTGGATGAAACCCGGCGACGAGAAATTAACCAACGTTCCGTCGCTGGTCTATCCGGCTAACGCCCTGCGGGATAATTTTTATCACTATGCGGATATCAATGTGGAACGGGCCGATAATGTCAAGCTGAACGATATTTACCTGGGATATGACTGGGTGCCGCAACATCCCATGTTGGGCTTGAAGTCAGTCCAGTTTTATCTGTACGCCAGCCAGTTGAACCTGCTGATCTGGAAAGCCAATAAATCAGGCATTGACCCGGATATTCTTTATGGGGTTAAACCGCCGGTCACTTTTTCCGCTGGCCTCAAAGTTAATCTTTAA
- a CDS encoding DUF6520 family protein encodes MKKQFLGLAAIVIAVSASAFTTTHKYSTYFYRYTSSSHAQTDIQNISNYVRQDLTCGDGANVCGVYLATNKPTGQQPVTSEFNSEQSALWASQQNGSPSDANIDMKE; translated from the coding sequence ATGAAAAAACAGTTTTTAGGCCTAGCGGCCATTGTTATCGCTGTAAGTGCGAGTGCATTTACCACTACCCACAAATACAGCACTTATTTTTACCGTTATACTTCGAGTTCCCACGCGCAGACTGATATTCAGAATATCAGCAATTATGTGCGCCAGGACCTGACCTGCGGTGACGGGGCTAATGTCTGCGGGGTCTACCTTGCGACCAACAAACCAACCGGACAACAACCGGTGACCAGTGAATTCAATTCAGAACAATCCGCGCTGTGGGCTTCACAGCAAAATGGCAGCCCGAGCGATGCCAATATTGACATGAAAGAATAA
- a CDS encoding TetR/AcrR family transcriptional regulator — MKNKEETKRRLINAVGEILKNEGYSALRVNNIARKAGVNKSLIYRYFRTLEYLIEAYVVEKDYWMTFSNSLNDLIQNNRSLSSQPLVTQLLQNQFTFFLSEPEMQRLIHWELSGQSRLMTSIHNARESNGQKLLEMTDEHFKNKKINFRAVSALLVGGIYYTILHTRSNGGTFCDIDVKSSDGQNEILKSIEQIVEWAYEKS; from the coding sequence ATGAAAAATAAAGAGGAAACCAAAAGGCGTTTGATCAATGCCGTAGGTGAAATATTGAAAAACGAAGGCTATAGTGCACTGAGAGTTAATAATATCGCGAGAAAGGCTGGCGTAAACAAGAGTTTGATCTATCGCTATTTCAGGACGTTAGAATACCTAATCGAAGCGTATGTAGTTGAAAAAGATTATTGGATGACCTTCTCAAACAGTCTGAATGATCTGATCCAAAATAACAGATCGCTGAGTTCCCAACCGCTGGTTACGCAATTGCTGCAAAATCAGTTTACCTTTTTTCTTTCCGAACCGGAAATGCAACGTTTGATCCATTGGGAACTTTCAGGGCAAAGCCGGTTAATGACCAGTATTCATAATGCCAGGGAGAGTAATGGTCAAAAACTACTGGAGATGACGGACGAACATTTCAAAAACAAAAAAATAAATTTTCGTGCGGTATCTGCTTTGCTGGTTGGTGGTATTTATTACACCATCCTGCATACCCGGTCTAACGGAGGTACGTTTTGTGACATAGATGTTAAATCTTCTGACGGGCAAAACGAAATATTAAAATCTATTGAGCAGATCGTTGAATGGGCATATGAAAAAAGTTAG
- a CDS encoding MauE/DoxX family redox-associated membrane protein encodes MKTTALTDAIMFLLILLFAYTAFSKLMDFTEFSGQMYRQQLPAWAARILIYSLPGIELLTVALLCHPGYRKAGLFLSAILMTVFTVYIGLALAGAFPQKPCSCGGVFRHMGWKNHFLFNLFFLLLTFTGLYLTYRERRIRQKS; translated from the coding sequence ATGAAAACAACTGCCTTAACCGATGCCATTATGTTTCTGCTGATCCTGCTCTTTGCCTACACCGCTTTCAGCAAACTGATGGATTTTACGGAGTTCAGCGGACAGATGTACCGGCAACAGCTCCCTGCCTGGGCAGCCAGGATACTCATCTATTCTTTACCCGGCATAGAATTACTCACAGTTGCTTTGCTTTGTCATCCCGGGTACCGCAAGGCGGGTTTATTTTTATCCGCTATCCTGATGACGGTGTTTACGGTTTATATCGGTTTGGCATTGGCCGGGGCTTTCCCGCAAAAGCCTTGTTCCTGCGGCGGCGTGTTCAGGCACATGGGATGGAAAAACCATTTTTTATTCAATCTCTTTTTTTTGCTGTTGACGTTTACCGGATTATATCTCACGTACAGGGAAAGGAGGATACGGCAAAAAAGCTAA
- a CDS encoding TlpA family protein disulfide reductase, translating into MKKITIYIVLALLCLNFRVNAQHLQPVKPLAIGDTLPDILLSNLIHYKSTTAKLAAFKRKVILLDFWATWCSNCINGLPHMDSLQRQFGDKLQVFLINCKKTGDDLDKINALFKRIAFTPHLPVAVQDTTCSNYFRFTALPHYVWINQQGRIVAMTGKKEVTDANVSRLIASGRIDLPVKIDRVR; encoded by the coding sequence ATGAAAAAAATAACGATTTACATCGTACTGGCTTTGCTATGCCTGAATTTTCGGGTCAACGCGCAGCATCTCCAACCAGTTAAACCGCTTGCCATCGGGGATACTTTGCCGGACATCCTGCTCAGCAACCTGATACATTACAAATCTACCACCGCCAAATTAGCTGCTTTTAAACGCAAAGTCATCCTGTTGGATTTCTGGGCTACCTGGTGTAGTAACTGTATAAACGGGCTACCACATATGGATTCCCTGCAAAGGCAATTCGGCGACAAATTGCAAGTATTCCTGATCAATTGTAAAAAGACAGGTGATGATCTGGACAAGATCAATGCCCTGTTCAAAAGGATTGCATTTACGCCACATCTGCCGGTGGCAGTTCAGGATACCACATGCAGTAATTATTTCCGGTTTACCGCGCTTCCGCATTACGTCTGGATTAACCAGCAAGGCCGAATAGTCGCGATGACAGGTAAAAAGGAGGTCACGGATGCTAACGTGTCTCGCCTGATCGCCTCCGGACGGATTGACCTCCCTGTTAAGATTGACAGGGTACGCTAA
- a CDS encoding RteC domain-containing protein, whose product MKTTAERYYAAMESQLSEAILNESTLTEQYRVSILICKKAMTKLKRYISSYAFADSAEEIYFFKELKPLFYSKYIYFINIYNFLMQLPPCGEEAIRAYINFHLSDLQRFFDNNKAFYQYYRSRSTHMDAIYYTRGSFDVLMELEDFEEDEQYSTSHDYKLSKIIAHEKFRDYLILEMAKVGNEGLLSLNGQKVFPFKHPNWTASQTDAVELLYSLKSSGAVNHGNIDISELVAIFEFVFQTELHETYHKLLDISRRKKDMFIFLNRLRNSFENFINDKLALVLLAAITALFTAATYLHS is encoded by the coding sequence ATGAAAACAACAGCTGAAAGGTATTATGCCGCCATGGAAAGCCAACTATCAGAGGCTATCCTGAATGAATCGACCCTGACCGAGCAATACCGGGTTTCCATCCTGATCTGCAAAAAAGCCATGACCAAACTCAAGCGCTACATCTCCAGCTATGCTTTTGCGGACTCGGCGGAGGAGATCTATTTCTTTAAAGAATTAAAACCGCTGTTTTACAGTAAATACATCTATTTCATCAATATTTATAACTTTTTGATGCAGCTGCCTCCCTGCGGGGAAGAGGCCATCCGTGCCTATATTAACTTCCACTTATCGGATCTCCAGCGCTTCTTTGATAACAACAAGGCATTTTACCAGTACTACCGTTCCCGCAGCACGCACATGGATGCCATTTATTATACCCGCGGCAGCTTCGATGTACTGATGGAACTGGAGGATTTTGAAGAAGACGAACAATACAGCACTTCTCATGACTATAAATTATCCAAGATCATAGCACATGAAAAGTTCCGGGATTACCTGATCCTTGAAATGGCGAAGGTTGGCAATGAGGGCCTGCTGTCGCTAAACGGGCAGAAAGTTTTCCCGTTTAAACATCCGAACTGGACGGCAAGCCAGACGGACGCGGTAGAATTGCTGTATTCGCTTAAATCGTCCGGGGCGGTTAACCACGGCAATATCGATATCAGCGAACTGGTCGCCATTTTTGAATTTGTATTCCAGACTGAACTACATGAGACTTATCATAAGCTTCTGGATATCAGCCGACGGAAGAAAGACATGTTCATCTTTCTGAACCGGCTCAGGAACAGCTTCGAGAATTTCATCAACGATAAGCTGGCTTTAGTACTGCTCGCCGCAATTACGGCACTTTTTACTGCGGCTACCTATCTGCATTCGTGA
- a CDS encoding aminotransferase class I/II-fold pyridoxal phosphate-dependent enzyme codes for MKIDFTKASFKDFENIPGLDAFQTAGKFQQYLDFLRQNGHLNYRIESVSPVGPEMELLLPGNSTPSKAVCLVSNDYLGFSQHPKIKEAVIEGISRFGTGSGASPAIGGHFSYHELLEQKIAKFYKKTDAILYTTGYTANSATLQCLMHQEDLAIVDMAVHASVYEGCITTNTKQFLHNNLDHLEQILSKAQNAYRTKFVVVDGVYSQDGDIAYLDRIAALTHHYGAYLVVDDAHGIGVVGDTGRGVIELYDLFEQVDIITGTFSKALGNIGGYVIAGRELVNYLKFQSKQHLFSTTATPAIMGIVKAIELIDEEPAWREQLSRNIDYLKSGLVSLGFDVGTTCSAVIPVKIGDIPKTLEAGRLLLRSGIYTNPIMYPAVSKKNARIRMNVMSTHTREHLDKVLNAFAAIDHQLHLTGKS; via the coding sequence ATGAAAATAGATTTTACCAAAGCAAGCTTTAAGGATTTTGAAAACATACCAGGGCTGGATGCCTTTCAAACCGCCGGGAAATTCCAGCAATACCTGGATTTTTTAAGACAGAACGGACACCTGAATTACAGGATCGAATCGGTCAGCCCGGTCGGCCCGGAGATGGAACTCCTGCTGCCGGGAAACAGCACACCAAGCAAAGCCGTGTGCCTGGTTTCCAACGACTATCTCGGATTCAGCCAGCACCCTAAGATTAAAGAAGCAGTGATCGAGGGGATCAGCCGCTTCGGCACAGGTTCGGGGGCTTCACCGGCAATCGGCGGCCATTTCAGTTACCACGAACTGCTGGAACAAAAGATTGCCAAATTCTATAAAAAAACGGATGCCATCTTATATACCACTGGCTATACCGCCAACAGCGCGACCTTGCAATGCCTGATGCACCAGGAAGATCTCGCCATTGTAGACATGGCGGTCCATGCCAGCGTTTATGAAGGCTGCATCACCACCAATACCAAACAGTTCCTGCACAACAACCTGGATCACCTGGAACAGATCCTTTCCAAGGCCCAAAATGCGTACCGTACGAAATTCGTGGTTGTTGACGGGGTATACAGCCAGGACGGAGACATCGCTTATCTGGACCGGATCGCAGCGCTGACCCATCATTACGGTGCTTACCTGGTAGTGGATGATGCCCACGGCATCGGCGTTGTCGGTGATACCGGCAGGGGTGTGATCGAGCTCTATGATCTGTTTGAACAGGTGGATATCATCACCGGAACATTCAGCAAGGCACTCGGCAACATCGGCGGCTATGTGATCGCCGGGCGCGAGCTGGTGAATTACCTTAAATTCCAGTCGAAGCAGCATTTGTTTTCCACGACAGCCACGCCTGCGATCATGGGCATTGTCAAAGCTATTGAGCTGATCGACGAAGAACCTGCCTGGCGTGAACAGTTATCGCGAAACATTGATTACCTGAAAAGCGGGCTGGTCAGCCTGGGATTCGATGTGGGCACAACCTGTTCAGCGGTCATCCCCGTCAAGATCGGCGACATCCCTAAAACACTGGAAGCAGGCAGGTTACTGCTGCGTTCAGGCATATATACCAACCCCATCATGTATCCGGCCGTTTCCAAAAAGAACGCGCGTATCCGGATGAACGTGATGTCCACCCATACACGCGAACACCTGGACAAAGTACTGAATGCCTTTGCCGCCATTGACCATCAACTACATTTAACCGGAAAATCATGA
- a CDS encoding helix-turn-helix domain-containing protein has product MQKETLTALGLFLAKKSVNKADVARKTGLSPFRLSQLSINPKTYLRVEELYLIALAIEVSPSDLLEAVCKDVILPNSKS; this is encoded by the coding sequence TTGCAAAAAGAAACACTTACAGCCTTAGGACTATTTTTAGCAAAAAAATCGGTTAATAAGGCTGACGTAGCTAGAAAAACAGGGTTGAGCCCTTTTCGATTAAGTCAATTATCAATTAATCCTAAGACTTATCTAAGAGTGGAAGAGCTTTATCTTATTGCATTAGCTATAGAAGTGTCTCCATCTGATTTGTTGGAAGCCGTGTGTAAAGACGTAATTCTGCCAAATTCTAAATCCTGA
- a CDS encoding DNA/RNA non-specific endonuclease, which yields MNKIITMLLCIYSTYCYSQGAATDTVTINQGNFKVTWSHSAKYPVKVVWKLTKEMLSCSQPLKRCNCFQADPQLAQESNLTADYAHSGYDQGHNFNAADDACASSQVNVKCWYFTNMTPQLPHLNRITWKNLEDQCRNWVKGGDELVIECGSYGCVKKIGPDNVWVPAYCWKIIRHKNGVVDSFLMPNTDDVNAHDYFYYHTDITVIRQKTGIPTL from the coding sequence ATGAATAAAATAATAACAATGCTCCTGTGTATCTATTCTACTTATTGCTACAGCCAGGGGGCAGCAACCGATACAGTAACAATCAATCAAGGCAATTTTAAAGTTACCTGGAGTCATAGTGCAAAATATCCCGTAAAGGTCGTATGGAAGTTGACTAAAGAAATGCTTAGTTGTTCCCAGCCTTTAAAACGCTGCAACTGTTTCCAAGCCGATCCTCAATTAGCCCAGGAAAGTAATTTGACTGCCGATTATGCGCATTCCGGTTATGATCAAGGGCATAATTTTAATGCCGCTGACGATGCCTGCGCGTCATCTCAAGTCAATGTCAAATGTTGGTATTTCACCAACATGACGCCACAATTACCCCATCTGAACAGGATTACCTGGAAGAATTTAGAAGATCAATGCCGTAATTGGGTTAAAGGTGGGGATGAACTTGTAATAGAATGCGGCAGTTATGGCTGTGTTAAAAAGATCGGTCCCGATAACGTTTGGGTGCCTGCATATTGCTGGAAAATTATCCGTCATAAAAACGGCGTGGTCGATTCATTTTTAATGCCGAATACTGACGATGTTAATGCGCACGACTATTTTTATTATCATACAGACATCACCGTTATCCGCCAAAAAACGGGGATACCCACACTTTAA
- the traM gene encoding conjugative transposon protein TraM codes for MDGGAVKLKLTDSVTLKNQLLSKGQEIFGMCQVTNQRLLLTIQNIRLDKQIIPVNLTVFSLDGMPGIPAPEAELGGAAGNGADNAIQSMQFLTMDQSIGAQAAAGGVNAAKSLFSKKVKKIKVKLKDEYPVLLKINR; via the coding sequence ATGGATGGCGGAGCTGTTAAATTGAAACTAACCGATAGTGTCACCCTTAAAAATCAATTATTATCCAAAGGACAGGAAATCTTTGGCATGTGCCAAGTCACCAACCAGCGGCTGCTGCTGACCATTCAGAACATACGCCTGGATAAGCAGATCATCCCGGTCAATTTAACCGTATTCAGCCTGGACGGCATGCCGGGCATACCCGCGCCGGAAGCCGAATTAGGGGGCGCGGCGGGAAATGGTGCCGATAATGCGATCCAAAGTATGCAGTTCCTGACCATGGACCAAAGCATCGGCGCACAGGCGGCGGCAGGTGGTGTGAATGCCGCCAAAAGCCTGTTCAGTAAAAAGGTAAAAAAGATCAAAGTCAAATTAAAGGACGAATACCCCGTCCTGTTAAAAATCAACCGTTAA